A stretch of DNA from Dehalobacterium formicoaceticum:
ATTAAAATTCATGGAAAAACACATCTGGAAACGGATAACAGTAAACAGGTTATAGAACAAATCCCCACTGGAGTTCAAGCTTTCCTTGAAATTTTAAAGAAATAGGATTAAACTGTGATGAAAGAAATTTTTAATTAGATTCAGGTCTGGGATTAAGAGCAGGAGGGCAAAATGAAACCAAGCATCTATCTGGATAATGCAGCCACATCATGGCCTAAACCAGAAATAGTTTATCAAACCATGGACAACTACCATCGAAATATTGGCGCCAACCCCGGCCGGGGGAGCAGCAGTAAAACCTTCGCCGCCGGAGGTGTTCTTTTAGATACCCGGGAGGCACTGGCCCGGCTCTTTCATCTTTCTGATATCTCCCGCATCGTCTTCACCAAAAATATCACTGAGGCCATTAACACCGTGCTGAAAGGGTATCTCGATCCCGGTGATCATATTATTATCAGTTCTATGGAGCACAACGCCGTGACCCGTCCTTTAAGTGTGCTAAAAAGAAGCGGAGTGGAGGTCACTGTCGTTGAATGTGCTCCGGATGGCAGTCTGTATCCCCCGGATATCGAAAAAGCCTGGCAAAAAAACACCAGGATGGTTGCTCTCACTTCTGCTTCCAATGTCACCGGTACCATAATGCCCATTAAAGAAGTAGGATCTATCTGCCGGGAGAGAAACGCCGTATTTTTGCTGGATTCTGCCCAAAGTGCCGGAATCCTTCCCATTGATGTGGAGGAAGAAAACATTGATATCTTAACCTTTACCGGACATAAAGGTTTATTTGGTCCTCAGGGCACGGGTGGATTCTACCTTCGGCCTGGTTTGGAAATCCGTTCCTTGATCGAAGGAGGGACCGGCTCTTTATCCGAGACTATTATCCAACCGGAGTTTCTCCCGGATAAATTTGAAAGCGGCACCCTCAATACCCCTGGGATTGCCGGTTTAGGGGCAGGTGTTGGTTTTATTCTGGAGACAGGCTTATCCACTATCCGCCAACATGAATTGCCGCTTATGAATTTGCTCATGGACGGATTAAGTGAGATTTCCGGTCTTACCCTCTATGGGCCTAAAGACAGCCATAAAAAAACCTCCGTCTTATCCCTCAATCTGGCCGGGATGGAGTGCGGCGAACTCAGCTTCGCTTTGGACGAGAGATTTGGCATCATCACCCGTTCCGGACTTCATTGTGCCCCTCTGGCCCATAAAACCATCGGCACCCTGCAGCAGGGAACCTGCCGGGTAAGTCTAGGTTATTTTACCACTCAGGAAGAGATCACTTTTTTCCTGGATGCCATGAGGAAACTGAGTACTGAAATATAGAGATACAAAAAAGCGGCTCACGCCGCTTTTTTGTCCTTTTAGAAAGATGAAGCTATACTATCTTGCGTCCTTGGCAAATTGAATGGCTTGATGCGCATAATCAATGGCCTTGCCTAAGTTATTCATGGTATCCGTGGGATTATGAAAACCGTAACCATTGGTTACCATCACGTAATCCAAATACCAGAATCCTTTACGCAATGTCTCATCTGCTTGCTGCAGAAGTTCGGCATTGACGCCGGGGGTTGCCCGGGCAATTTTAATTTCATCAATGGCCTTCACTACTGTATTTCCAGCTCGATCTTGAGTTTCCTTCGTCTTTTGTTGGGTATCTTCTACCCGTGACTTCAGCCAGTCGCTGCCTTCCCGATGACAGACCATGCAACTTTCCTCAATATTATTGAGGGGGCTGGTCCAATTATGGGAAGTGACCTTGGTATTACCCATTTTTTGATAAGGCATATGACAGTCGGCACAGGCAAGCCCTGCGGTCTGATGGGTGCTGCCCATAAAGGTTTCATATTCAGCATGGCGCGCCTTGATCAAGGGCGTACCGGAATCAGGATGAGTCCATTCGACAAACCCATCCTCATCATAATAGGCGAGAATCTCATCCGCCTTTACCCCTTTATCCCAAGGGAAGGTAACCTTCTTGGTATCCTTTTCAAAATAATAAGTCACATGACATTGGGCACATACCAAACTGCGCATCTCTTGTTGACTTGCTTCTGTAATATCTTTCCCCTGTCGGGCATAAGCTTCGATCAAAGCCGGCCGGGTAATGGTTAATTCCATAGTTTTCGGATCGTGACAATCCAAACAAGCAATGGGATGCTCCAGCTGATCATTGATTTCTTTAAAATCCATCAAATAATACTGATCCCCGTATTTATCTATGATTTCCGGAATCTGAGAAGACTTGCAGGTATTGCAGGCCGCCCCTGTTTTATAGCGCTGGGGTGCAATAGCGCGAATATCCTCCAGGGTATAAACATGCCCCCGGGGTTCATTGAACTCCACGGCAAAACCCAACCCGGCATAGATTTTTTGCATATAAGGTTTGGTTTCAAAATGAGAAGGTTTTTCCGTGTTTTCAAAATTCTCTAAATAGGTCTGGTATGTGAGGGGGTAATACTGACCCCATACCGCCGGGTCTGCTTCCCTGGCCCCAATTTCCCCCACGGTTTCCCTTTGCAGTTCCTTATTATTAAAGAAAAAGGAAGATATGCCAAAGGTGATCAGTATTAATAAAATTGCTCCTGCAAAGATCACAAGTCCCAAATATTTTCCTGATAAATATTTATTAGCCAAAAGTATTTGCCCTCCTTTGTCATTTCATGTGAGGAGTACTGCGGTGACAATCAAAACAGTACTTGCCTCCGTCTTCGCTGGTATCCCCAATATCTCCAAGAAAATCCTCGTGGCAACGCAGACAATTTTCCTGAATAATATCCTTGGCCATGGGCGATGCCTGGATATGATATGGATCTTTGTCAAAGACAACACCGATCAAATCTTTCGTTCCCGTATAAGCCTTATAAGTCGCCCCGGGAACCAGGCTATGGGGAATATGGCAATTCCCGCAATTAGTCACATCACGGTGGGCAGAATGCATATAGGTTTCCAACTGCCCATCCATGACATGGCATCCGCCGCAAAACTCCGGTTCATCAAGTCCCAGAATCGGCAGTTTTGTGAGCAAAATCAACCCAAAACCTACAACCAGAATTCCTAAAACCATCCCTATTTTTTTCTTCATTATCCCCTAAACCCTCCCCCCTTCTGATAAGCAAAGTTCTATGTATGTCATAACCTCATATTTCGACATTCCTTCTTTTTTCCCTTCTACAAAAATCCAGATATTTTCCCTCATCCCCCAAAAGTTCTGCTATAATAATGATAGCCTTAAGGAAACAATAGCCTGGGGTTTCAGGGAGGGATAATAATGATACTGTGTATTGCAGAAAAACCAAGTGTTGCGCGGGAATTGGCCAAAGTGATTGCCCCTGCCGCCCGAAAAAACAGCGCGGGCTTTTTGGAAGGAAACGGTGTTGTTTTCGCCCATGCCCGGGGGCATTTATGTGCCTTGAAAACCCCTGCCCAAATAGATGTAAAATATAAGCGCTGGTCTTATGACCATCTCCCGCTCCTGCCTGCCACCATTCCCCTGACCATTCGGGAAGGCTGCAGCAAGGAATTCAATTTTCTGAAAAAAATGCTGAAAGACACCAACCTTTTCGACTCCGTCGTCTGTGCCACTGATGCGGGACGGGAAGGTCAATATATCTTCGATCTGATTTATCAGCATGCCGGGAGCAAGCTCCCGGTGAAACGCCTCTGGCTATCTGCTTTTACCGAAGACAGCATTAAAAAAGCCTGGTCTAATATGAAGGACGGAAGCAATTATCAGGGGTTAAGCCGCGCCGCAAAACTGAGAAGTTATGCTGACTGGTATGTAGGAATGAATGCCTCACCAGCTGTGAGCCTGGCAGCAGGACCTACCATTAACGTGGGACGGGTAATGACACCCACCTTAAAACTAATTGTCGATCGCACCTTGGAAAATGAAAATTTTGTCCCCGAAACCTACTATCAAATTATGGCAGAATTCGGCCATCTTTATCAAGGAACTCTTTTGATTGAGAAGGGTGATGTTTTTTATACAACCAAAAACATCCAAGAAGCCCGTGAAATCATTGATAAAGTTAAAACCGGTCAAGGCAAAATTATTAAAATAAAAAAGGAACGACAAAAAGAAACCCCGCCCCGGCTCTTTAACCTGGGTGATTTACAGGTTGCCGCGGCCAAGGCTCTGGGTTTTACTGCTCAAAAAACCCTGGATTTGGCTCAAAAACTCTACGAAACTCATAAATGTCTATCTTACCCCCGGACCAATTCCCGGCATATTGATGAAGCCATGGTGGGAGAACTGCCCCTCATGATCCGTGCCGTTAGCCATCTGGAGAAAGTAGGCCTGATCGCCCAGGAAATTTTGGCCAACCCCCTGCCCAAACTTAATAAAAATTATGTGGACAGTACCAAGGTCACGGACCACCATTGTCTTCTGCCCACAGCAACACCGGCCAAATGGGGCAAGTTATCCGGTGATGAAAAGGCCCTCTTTTTATTAGTAGTAAAACGTTTCCTGGCTGTTTTCTTTCCGGCAGCGGAATATGATAAAACTACCGTCTTGACTCAGATTATAGAAGCCCCAGAACACATCTTTCGTACCACCGGACGGCAAGTGGTGAAAATAGGTTGGAAAGTGGTTTACGGGGTAGATCAATCCGGTGAAGAACATGAAGAAAAACAAGGCGTGCTGCCTCCTTTGACAGAAGGTGAAACCCGCCCTGTGACCAAAGCTGAAGCGGAAGAAAAACAAACGAAGCCCCGACCTCTTTATGATGATGGCACAATGATTAAAGCCATGCAAAATGTCTCCAAAGAATTGGAAGATGACCTCAAAAAACAGTTAAAAACCTTGGAACTTGGTACAGAAGCCACCCGGGCGGCCATTATTGAAAAATTGATTAAAATCAAAATGGTGGAACGAAGAGGAAAAGGGAAAATTAAGACTCTGGTGGCTACCCCTTTTGGTATTGATGCCATCGATGCCATTTGTGATGAAAGATTAAAAAGCCCCATGCTCACAGCAGAATGGGAAATGAAATTAGCTGAAATTGAGTCGGGCAATCTGACTGATGAAGCTTTTATGGCTGAACTCAGCCAATATATTCATGAAATGATCGAAACGCTCAAAGCCACCCCGGTGCGACTGATAAAAAATTCAGGAAAAACAGTGGCCAGCAAAGCAGAAAAAACCATAGGTACCTGCCCTTTTTGCGGCCATCCTGTTATTGAATCCCCCAAAGCCTTTGGTTGTGCTAATTGGAGAAACGGCTGCAAATTTACCGTTTGGAAAACAATTGCCGGTAAACCAATTCCGGAAGAAGCCGTAGAAAAACTAATTGTCCAGGGAAGAACAGAAAAAATGACCGGTTTTAAATCAAAGGCAGGAAAACCATTTTCCGCAGCACTTGTCGTCAAAAAGGATCATACCATCGGCTTTGAATTTTAAAGAAAACTCGGCTTACGCCAAGCCGAAGGCTTAGGGGAAACCTAGCTGACTTATACTTTCTGAAAGTATAAAAAAGGGTGCATTTGTCCCAAAGGACAATGCACCTTTTTTCCTATATCCGATAGCTATCTTACATCCCTGTCTCTTATTTTTCTAATCTCAAATATCGTATCAAAGCAACGCATACTTCCCCTTTTTTCATCTCTCTTTGGGGTAGAAATGATGTACCTTCTCCCTTCATAATACCCAATCCATCCATAATGGCCACGTAACCCTGATATCCTTGGGAAATACTTGCCTTATCCTGAAAAGGAATTTGATAAATACTTAACCGGGCAATTTTATCGCCTACAATCGTACGGGTGATAAATTTAGCCACTTCTTCCCGGGTCAGGGAGGCCTGGGGTTTGATCTCAGCTTCTGTAATTAATCCCGATTGTTTGGCTTGCTGATAATAATTATCATACCAATTGCCGGATGTGGCATCAGAGAGATAACTGTTAGCGGATTTTACCAAGACCTTGATCAATTCTGCCTGAGTCATCGAAGCATTAGGTTGGAAAAGACCGTTTTCGTAATGCAATAAACTCATTTGATTCAGGGTATTGATCTCATTTTCTGCCCAATGCCCTTTGATGTCCGTAATCTCTCCGGCCTTTTTGTCTTGCAGAGGTTCTCCGTTGTAATCCAGCATTTGTCCGGTGACGGCGTCATAGCGATAGCTTTCCAAAACTGCCAACTTATAAACTAAACGTAATTTTTGATCCTGGTCCTTGGAATAAACCAGGGTCATGGGGTTTTCCGTCAAATTTTTAGCGGTAAAGGCACCTTTCTCGATGACATTATCTACAGATGGGAAATTTAGATCTAAAAAGCGGATCCGGAAACTGGTAATTTCCCCGGTATAACTATTCACTGATGCATAAACAAGATTTTGCGTAAAAGGAATCTCATTTACCAGCCGTTCATATTGGAAGAAATAACTTGGTTGGTTATTCTCATCGCTCATCCCCATAGGGCGCACAAAATATTCCGGTTGAGGGCGCAGATTGCCAACTGTCTCAGGATAGTTAGCCTTTAAAAACTCCTGGACGATTTTTTCGGCATCAGCTTTGGTCTTGATTTTTAAATCTTTCTGCGTCCCTTGATTGCTGTAAGGATATTGATCTTCGTTCTTATCAAAGGCCAATACCTTCCCTGTCTTGGCGTCGATTTCAACGCTGGCCCAGCCATAGCGATCCTTTGCTTCCAGACTCCATTGGAAGGACCAGATGCGCAGTTCAGGGAATTCCCAGTCCTTATTTAAATTGGAGGAATTTAATTTATAATTCTCAGGAACCGTAATCGCTTTGGTGGCAATTTCAAAAGCACGTTCCCGGGAGATCAAGCCTTTCAATTGATCCGCTTCCTGTTGCTCATACGGCTCGAGAGGAGATGAAGGGCTATTTTCCATCCCTCCCATGCCCCCCATGCCTTTATCGTCAGCGTACGGGCCATAATAGGAATCGGTAATTATTTCTCCTGTCATGGCATCAACGGCTATTTGATAAGGGTTATTAATTTCATAGATGGTCTTTATGGGCTTGGATCTGGGTTTAAAGTATTTTAATTCAAAACCAAGCTTTTCGGTAAAGATTTTTTCTGCATCTGCAAGACTTAACTTTGCCGTTTGCCCAGGAACATCAATCTTTTCCCAATTCACATAAAAGCTGCGTACTTCCCCCGTCTGCCCGTTTACCTCCACATTGATGTTATTCATGGGATATTCAATCCCCTTGATGGTACGCACGAATTGATAGTAATGAAAAACAGGACCCCCATAATAAGAACCATTATTGGGTTTTAAAACAATCTCATTAGCTTTAGAGGGTGCAACCTTTTTGATGAAATTACGGGCTATTTTTTCCCCTTCCTGGCGGGAAACTTTGGGAATGCTGCTGAATTTGCCGGAATAATCATTGGGATTATAATAAGTAAAGCCTGCTATTTCACCGGAAACAGCATTAACCCGCACATTCAGCTCCCCTCCTCCTCCCTGCTCCGTATACCAACGCAATGACCAGATATTGTCATTTTCATTTTGCTCATAGGTGGAATCAAACTGATCCAGATCTTTGGTTAATGGGAATAAATCCTTGGCAATTTTGATCGCCTGTTCAACGGTCATCAATTGTCCATCGGTTCCCGAGGCAGCAAAAACAGTTGCGGGAAAGATACCAAAAAGCAGTAATAGGGTAATTAATATTGATGAAATTCTTTTCATGGTGGTTCCCCTCCTTTATTTATTTAGTATTATATAGACGGAAAAACTCTGTTGAAAGTTTCCGAGCTATATCTATTTATATGTTTTTTTATTTATGTCATGACTTCCTGGATTATCCTTATCTAATCCATGCCAAAATAAATATTGAATTTAAAAGCTGATCCATTTAAAATGCAGCCTTTAATGGATGGATCAGCTTTTATTAATCTTTAGTCCCAATTACATGCTTTAAATTGTTTCTTACCGGCACCGCATAAAGGACATTTGTAATTCTCCGGCAAATCTTCAAAGGAACATCCTTTTTCCACTTTATTCTTTTTACAGCCTCTTTCCGGGTCGTAAATATACCCGCAATTGGGCATTTGACATTGCCATTGTTTTTGTTTCTGTTCACTCATTTTTATCCCTCCCATGATTCTATGATCACAACTTTTCTTTATCTCATTTTTGCATAACCTAAGGGTATTTACAACTATACAATTGCCTCAATCCCAATTTATTTAAGTAAAACAATTGCAATTCGGCAGGATATTTCTTGCAAAGACAGAAATGATAAATAATATTTAATATTTCTTTTTAGAAGAGAGGGAACAAGATGCTGGGTTTGGCCTTAGAAGGAGGCGGGGCTAAAGGCGCCTTCCATTTTGGTGTGGTCAAAGCGTTTCTTGAGGAAGGGTATCAATTTGACGGCATTACCGGAACATCTATTGGGGCATTGAATGGAGCAATTATCGCCCAGGGAGATTTTGAAACGGGGTATCAAATATGGGAGAATATCGATAATTCCCTTTTATTTGACCTGGAAAAAACCTGGTTGGATAAAATCGCCCAGCGCCAAATTGATAAAGAGACTATTTTTCACCTGACCGCCAAAATAAAAGAATTAATCACCAATAAAGGAATCGATACCGGCAAAATGAAAGAATTGATGGAAAGCATTCTTGACGAAGACAAATTAAGGAATTCCCCCATTGATTTTGGGCTGGTGACAGTATCCCTCTCTGATATGAAGCCTTTGGAGCTTTATAAGGAAGACATCCCCCAGGGGCAGATGATGGAGTATCTTATGGCTAGCGCCGGTTTTCCCGGTTTCAAATTGGAGCGCATCGAAGGCAAGTATTTTCTGGACGGCGGCTTCTATGACAACTGTCCGATCAATCTCCTGGCCAGGAAAGGGTATCAAGAGATTGTTGCCGTCAGAACCTTAAGTATCGGAATCGTCCAGGATATTAAATTTCCCAATGTAAAATTAATTACAGTTAAGCCTTCCGAAGACCTAGGCAGTATTCTAAATTTTGATAACAATATGATTCAGCGAAATTTAACGATGGGCTATTTTGATGCCCTGCGTGTTATCAAAGGTTTAAAAGGTAAGAAGTATTACATCCAGCCTATTGAAGAGGATTTCTTTATTCATGCTCTATATCTGATCCCGGATGCAGATATTAAAGACTTAGGTGCATCTTTAGGCCTGAAAGAAATGACTCCTAAGCGCATGCTGTTTGAAAAAATGATACCTCTTTTGGCCAGGAATTTAGGGCTTACATCCTTAGCATCTTATCAGGATATTATTATCGGTGTCTTTGAGGATTTAGCCGCAAACGGGGAGGTAGAAAGGTTTAAAATTTATTCCTTTGATCAATTCCTTACCGAGATAAGGAAAATCTTAACGAATTCCAGGAATCAAAAATCCGCCAGGGTGCCATCCCAAAAACAGGCAAACCTTCTGGCCGGCCAAGTAATTTTTAATAGTATTAATCAACTGCGCCCTTGACACTCCTATGGCTAAAGCCGATGGAATTCTTGGGTGATAAAACACCAATTCATTTCTGATAGGCGAGTATGACCCCAAGCTGAGGTTATGCCATTAATTTGATGAGAAATAATAAATACACTAATTGAAAAAATATGAAAAACAAGTGGAGGATCAACT
This window harbors:
- a CDS encoding aminotransferase class V-fold PLP-dependent enzyme, translated to MKPSIYLDNAATSWPKPEIVYQTMDNYHRNIGANPGRGSSSKTFAAGGVLLDTREALARLFHLSDISRIVFTKNITEAINTVLKGYLDPGDHIIISSMEHNAVTRPLSVLKRSGVEVTVVECAPDGSLYPPDIEKAWQKNTRMVALTSASNVTGTIMPIKEVGSICRERNAVFLLDSAQSAGILPIDVEEENIDILTFTGHKGLFGPQGTGGFYLRPGLEIRSLIEGGTGSLSETIIQPEFLPDKFESGTLNTPGIAGLGAGVGFILETGLSTIRQHELPLMNLLMDGLSEISGLTLYGPKDSHKKTSVLSLNLAGMECGELSFALDERFGIITRSGLHCAPLAHKTIGTLQQGTCRVSLGYFTTQEEITFFLDAMRKLSTEI
- a CDS encoding ammonia-forming cytochrome c nitrite reductase subunit c552, which translates into the protein MANKYLSGKYLGLVIFAGAILLILITFGISSFFFNNKELQRETVGEIGAREADPAVWGQYYPLTYQTYLENFENTEKPSHFETKPYMQKIYAGLGFAVEFNEPRGHVYTLEDIRAIAPQRYKTGAACNTCKSSQIPEIIDKYGDQYYLMDFKEINDQLEHPIACLDCHDPKTMELTITRPALIEAYARQGKDITEASQQEMRSLVCAQCHVTYYFEKDTKKVTFPWDKGVKADEILAYYDEDGFVEWTHPDSGTPLIKARHAEYETFMGSTHQTAGLACADCHMPYQKMGNTKVTSHNWTSPLNNIEESCMVCHREGSDWLKSRVEDTQQKTKETQDRAGNTVVKAIDEIKIARATPGVNAELLQQADETLRKGFWYLDYVMVTNGYGFHNPTDTMNNLGKAIDYAHQAIQFAKDAR
- a CDS encoding NapC/NirT family cytochrome c, coding for MKKKIGMVLGILVVGFGLILLTKLPILGLDEPEFCGGCHVMDGQLETYMHSAHRDVTNCGNCHIPHSLVPGATYKAYTGTKDLIGVVFDKDPYHIQASPMAKDIIQENCLRCHEDFLGDIGDTSEDGGKYCFDCHRSTPHMK
- the topB gene encoding type IA DNA topoisomerase is translated as MILCIAEKPSVARELAKVIAPAARKNSAGFLEGNGVVFAHARGHLCALKTPAQIDVKYKRWSYDHLPLLPATIPLTIREGCSKEFNFLKKMLKDTNLFDSVVCATDAGREGQYIFDLIYQHAGSKLPVKRLWLSAFTEDSIKKAWSNMKDGSNYQGLSRAAKLRSYADWYVGMNASPAVSLAAGPTINVGRVMTPTLKLIVDRTLENENFVPETYYQIMAEFGHLYQGTLLIEKGDVFYTTKNIQEAREIIDKVKTGQGKIIKIKKERQKETPPRLFNLGDLQVAAAKALGFTAQKTLDLAQKLYETHKCLSYPRTNSRHIDEAMVGELPLMIRAVSHLEKVGLIAQEILANPLPKLNKNYVDSTKVTDHHCLLPTATPAKWGKLSGDEKALFLLVVKRFLAVFFPAAEYDKTTVLTQIIEAPEHIFRTTGRQVVKIGWKVVYGVDQSGEEHEEKQGVLPPLTEGETRPVTKAEAEEKQTKPRPLYDDGTMIKAMQNVSKELEDDLKKQLKTLELGTEATRAAIIEKLIKIKMVERRGKGKIKTLVATPFGIDAIDAICDERLKSPMLTAEWEMKLAEIESGNLTDEAFMAELSQYIHEMIETLKATPVRLIKNSGKTVASKAEKTIGTCPFCGHPVIESPKAFGCANWRNGCKFTVWKTIAGKPIPEEAVEKLIVQGRTEKMTGFKSKAGKPFSAALVVKKDHTIGFEF
- a CDS encoding S-layer homology domain-containing protein, translating into MKRISSILITLLLLFGIFPATVFAASGTDGQLMTVEQAIKIAKDLFPLTKDLDQFDSTYEQNENDNIWSLRWYTEQGGGGELNVRVNAVSGEIAGFTYYNPNDYSGKFSSIPKVSRQEGEKIARNFIKKVAPSKANEIVLKPNNGSYYGGPVFHYYQFVRTIKGIEYPMNNINVEVNGQTGEVRSFYVNWEKIDVPGQTAKLSLADAEKIFTEKLGFELKYFKPRSKPIKTIYEINNPYQIAVDAMTGEIITDSYYGPYADDKGMGGMGGMENSPSSPLEPYEQQEADQLKGLISRERAFEIATKAITVPENYKLNSSNLNKDWEFPELRIWSFQWSLEAKDRYGWASVEIDAKTGKVLAFDKNEDQYPYSNQGTQKDLKIKTKADAEKIVQEFLKANYPETVGNLRPQPEYFVRPMGMSDENNQPSYFFQYERLVNEIPFTQNLVYASVNSYTGEITSFRIRFLDLNFPSVDNVIEKGAFTAKNLTENPMTLVYSKDQDQKLRLVYKLAVLESYRYDAVTGQMLDYNGEPLQDKKAGEITDIKGHWAENEINTLNQMSLLHYENGLFQPNASMTQAELIKVLVKSANSYLSDATSGNWYDNYYQQAKQSGLITEAEIKPQASLTREEVAKFITRTIVGDKIARLSIYQIPFQDKASISQGYQGYVAIMDGLGIMKGEGTSFLPQREMKKGEVCVALIRYLRLEK
- a CDS encoding rubredoxin; this encodes MSEQKQKQWQCQMPNCGYIYDPERGCKKNKVEKGCSFEDLPENYKCPLCGAGKKQFKACNWD
- a CDS encoding patatin-like phospholipase family protein, with product MLGLALEGGGAKGAFHFGVVKAFLEEGYQFDGITGTSIGALNGAIIAQGDFETGYQIWENIDNSLLFDLEKTWLDKIAQRQIDKETIFHLTAKIKELITNKGIDTGKMKELMESILDEDKLRNSPIDFGLVTVSLSDMKPLELYKEDIPQGQMMEYLMASAGFPGFKLERIEGKYFLDGGFYDNCPINLLARKGYQEIVAVRTLSIGIVQDIKFPNVKLITVKPSEDLGSILNFDNNMIQRNLTMGYFDALRVIKGLKGKKYYIQPIEEDFFIHALYLIPDADIKDLGASLGLKEMTPKRMLFEKMIPLLARNLGLTSLASYQDIIIGVFEDLAANGEVERFKIYSFDQFLTEIRKILTNSRNQKSARVPSQKQANLLAGQVIFNSINQLRP